CAttgacacaaaaataaaaataaccaCTGGCATAAATAACCAGTGGAGTCACAAACCCATGAGCAACGTAGCAATTGTATTAAAATACAATATAGATGGACCTATAGGTACTAAATTATATGTAAATATGATTATGCGCATAATTTGTCTCTTGTTTCTATGTGTCATGTTGACATGTTGTACTACATGTCTGGTAACATTTTCCCTACCATAATCATGTTCTAATTAAGTAACTACGTTTATGCGTAAGTGCGGAGACAGACTTGGTATTGAGTGATTGTTAACCTATCCATGCACGACTAGTTATAAAATATAGGAGCAATTGTCGATGGCACTATTTTCTGGAATTTTTCTTACGATCTCTTTGGTTCAAAATATTTTATTACGAGGTAGAAAATTTTGAAGATTAATATCCTTTGGGAGTTTTTTTTCTTACGAATGCGGTTTGATATTTCAAATTGTATTACACTTAGAAATTTTCTGTGAGGAACTCGATTGCATTACATATCATATGCAAATTTACATTCACTAAAACCTCTTGGGAATAATTCTGTCTTATCTATGGTGAAATCCAACAAAGGTTGGTGCATACAAAGTTCCAATCAAGCATATCAATGCAATCCTACGGTTCTTCATACTCTTGCACTTTCAAAATGCCGTTGAtgagagaaccaacctgaggttgggcggTTAGGTGGATGGTTGTATCCCcaacccaccagagttcaaactccaggtttgacatctgtgtgtcttataaaggcggaatattcattcagtgggaggcgacgttcccgtcgactgcGAGgcacctgtggtgacttcgtcaatttcaagatccaatccgtcggctcagtcttccggaggtgctcataggggtagggtgtgcgtgtgtgcgttcataggagtgagtgtatacgcgtgtatgtgcgcgtctgcgtttgtactgtgtttctcaaaaaaaaatgccGTTGATGAATTAGTATGATACCCATTACATCTTAATGCAACAACAATTAAATGACTGAAAGTTATGGTATTCATATAGAAACGGCAATCAAAACATAAATATAGATTTAATAATATTGTCTACGTGAAAATGTCATGTGGAACACACAAGTTGTCACATATCATTTTCCCATGCGATTACATGTCATGATGACATGGTACTCTCTATCTTTCCCATAAGAGTTCTGCTTCATGAAGAAGATATATTGTTTCATTTGCATGTCAATGCTGTCCTACAAATATGTGTGTGTATTCGATACATAAAGTCTTAACTTTACTAAGTATATGCATATTCTTTGATACTGTTTTTATCATTTATGGTGAAGAGTTTGCATTGCACACAAAAATTGAAAACCGTTCATGCTAACTGGAGACTAACAAAATCATGTGAAATGGACTGTAATTCCATGGGTGCTTCAATCACATGGACCATGGCATTGTCCATGACATTATAGGTGAGGAGGCAGCAACATATGCCTCGAATATTTTGCTGGTGTTTACTTGCCATGTTATTGTATTTTCAGGAACACGTACTATTTTATTTTGACTAGCCTGACTTTGTAAATTCTAGACCAACTTATGAGAATAACACAAGGAAGACTTGATTTATTTTGTTGTTATAATAAGAGACTTAGTAGTAGCTAGTGGAATTGTTTTGGAGTATCTTAAGTACAGTAGAATGGTAAAAGATACTGTATGTTTTTCTGACTGTGCTAACGTACAATGAAGGAAACTTAATTACTCGAGGATTTTCAGTGGCAAGTTGCCATGATGATCGTGAAGCTTTAGGCCCGTGACATCAAATGACTACCAGTTAGAAACAAGTCGACATCCCCATTATGCCGTACGTACAACCTCCTATAAAATATTTACTTTTGTCATGTCACCTTTCACTCCCTCTCACTCGGTGTCCCTTTTCCACCCTTCAGCACCAAAAGCCCTAGCAGTACTAGCAGTGCATCTCCTCCCCTCTCTCACTAGTCACTACTGTGTGCTCCATGTCTCAGTCATTTCACATCTCCCCTTTTTAGGCCAAACAACACATCCACCACCGCCAGTATTCCCCCCCTAAAAATAGAAGCAGCAGCATACAATTCCCACACACCATCACAAACAGATACGAAGCTGCTGCTCTCCCAGCATCTCCCCAATCACCAGATGGACCTATGAGAGAGCCAGCACAAGCAACTGTTGGCTGTTGCTACCACCAGCAGCAGCACTGAGTAAGAAGCAACATATATGAGTTCTTCCAGAGATCACTATCCAAGGAGACCCCTCTTTAAGGAACTTTGTTTATGTGTCATCTGATGTTGCATTTTTTGTGCAGATTCTCAAGTCAACCGCCTCTTCCACTTAGCTTGCTCGTCAATCCAAGATCAGCTTCTCACACGACCGAATTGAGGTGAATCCAAAAAAATCCCTTTCTGCAAGATCTTCAAGTTCTTGTTCGTCCAAAATATTTCTGCCTCCAACTACTAAAAAACTAAGAACATCTGGTATGTTTTGGTGCATGATGAGAGCACTAGATACCAAATAGATCACTACAtccagtatatatatatatgttcatCTGCACACACACAGCATGTAATCATTGACCCCATCATGGTTATATGATATGCGGTAGCAACATCCTTTTCTTTTAATAATAGCAAGCAGTAGCTTACTTCATTTGTTTATGAAACTGTGGGGGAAGAAAGCCGTGTAGTAGTTTCAGATCACAGTCCCAACACTCAGGTTTCTTCCTTCTCAGCCAGCCGATCCATGGACCTGTCGGCGAACCCGGACAGCCCTCTGTCGGGAGGCGGCAATGGCGGCGGCTCGAGCAGCATGGGTTCGAACAGCATCACCTCGTCGCTCTCCGTTGGCGGCGCCCCGCAGTCGCCGAGCCGGTACGAGGCGCAGAAGCGTCGCGACTGGAACACGTTCGGGCAGTACCTGCGGAACCACCGCCCTCCACTGAGCCTGGCGCAGTGCAGCGGCGCGCACGTCCTGGAGTTCCTGCGCTACCTGGATCAGTTCGGCAAGACCAAGGTGCACGCCGCCGCGTGCCCCTTCTTCGGCCACCCGAGCCCGCCGGCGCCGTGCCCGTGCCCGCTCCGCCAGGCCTGGGGCAGCCTCGACGCCCTCGTCGGCCGTCTCCGCGCCGCCTACGAGGAGAACGGCGGCAGCCCGGAGTCCAACCCCTTCGCTGCGCGCGCCGTCCGGCTCTACCTCCGCGAGGTCCGCGAGCACCAGGCTCGCGCTCGGGGTGTCAGCTACGAGAAGAAGAAGCGCAAGAAGCCGCAGCAGCTGACCTTGGGCGACAGCAGCAGCGGGTTCCGCGGCAACCACCACCAGCCCCCTCCCGGcccgcctcccgccgccggcTGCTGAGCTTGCTGATCGACGACCCTACACTGATCAGCTGCAGCTGGTCGATTCATCCAAGGTGGTCGATCGATCTACTATTTGGCCGCCGGTATGCCAGATATATTTTATGTACGCTCGCGTATGCATGCATGCGCATTGTCATGGATTTGCACTTCGGATTTGTGTGTGTGTATCAACTATCAACTAGTACTGTAGTCGATCTAGTGTCCTTAATTAGCTTGGGTGCACGTTCTAGTCGAGTTCATCAATCTGCTATTATCTAGGAGAGTACTTGAAGTAAAATGATCTGCTGTACTCTGTGTCTGAGTGAAGTAATGTAGTTTGCCCTTTGAGGAGTAGCTAGAGCGGGACATGAGTCATGAGTCATGACAGAGGGAGATACATACTCCATATGGAGATCTCTCGTGTTATAGCGCAGCTCGTGCAAAATCTATCTGTGCAGTGTCTGTTCTGCGGTCTGCGCATCATGCGTCAACTCGATCCAGCATCTTATTGTTTCTTGTTTTGCTTCCTATTCCGTTTCCTTTTTATGGTACCGAAAGATGCAGTGTTCAGGTACTGGGTTGATGTGAACGGTGCATGACAAGTTGCATGCAACAACGGCACAGTGCCTTTGCCTCGCACCAAATGAGGAGGTACAAGCATGCATGTACTATTTTGATGCTGAGTGTGGCGTGTGTGGCTTCATCATCTATCATTTCGCATGGATTTCTGAATAGTCTTGTCCTATCATGCATCAGGGATAGCTGCTTATTTCCATGCATATGTTCTTCAACACACGAGTTCTTCTGTATTTCCGGTACTTGAAGCATCTCAGATGCATGTAGCAATGGAGGTTGAAGCTCCACACATGCATAGTTCTTGCTGGCCGAGAACCTTTTTCAGGGATCTGTGTGTTTGTGCTTTTTTTGTTCTTTTGATTAGCCTTAACATTTAATTTCAACAAGAAATGATGGATTTTAGCTAGAACAGATGAATCCAAAGAACTTATCTGACCTGCAAGTTCAGTTATATATTGGCTCAAGATTGTATAGTTCTAAAATGCAACACCATTAATAACATATGAAGGCGCTGTGTTTTTGTAGTTAGAATGCAACAACATTAGAAAGTTTGATACAAGTGAACATACACTAGCACCCTGAAACTTAGCTAATTTGTGCACACATATGCTATAAATTCACACACGACATACATTACCATTGCTAGCCAGTAAGGACCACATATGTGTTTTTTGACTTAAAATGATTAGTTTATTTTGACATGTCATAATTAATATATATGGATCATATTTTAGCTAAAATCCTTTGAAAATTGCGAATGGCAAGCGATGAACATATTAGCCCCTCTTAGGTTATAAAAATATCATGTCTATTTTGGAGGATTTTATTCATTTAGCATTTTCCTATGAATTTTGTTTCGTTTTTGTAGTTTTAATGCAATTTTAGCGATTAGTAACCTTATAGAATAGTTCCCTTTATTCAGTGATAACAACTATGCCAGATATATAACCCTTGTACTGCTGGTCGAAATTTCACAAATTTGCTGATCCGTTGTGCCAGATATAGTTGCATGGTAGAAGGTTTATATTTTTGTCCATCAGCAAGAATGTTAAAACCAAAGTATTCCGATGCATAAAATAGCTGCTAGAAATATTTATGTAAGCAGTTTGCGGACAGATGAGGAGTATTATATTGCTATAACCTTAGGTGTATAAGCTTGTGTACGTTGACCTATTCGTATAATTTTGCTAGACGGAGGTTCTAATAAGCATAAAATCGGAAGCCACAACCATGCATGCATGTAGCTCCCTGCCTATATGGATAGGGCTACATATAACAACATGTCAcggaattcactgaaacataaTAAGGTGTGAAGCTAGAAACACTTCTCTTATATATACTCCATACTCACTAGAACATAACACCTTAATTAGGAGTATTTATAGAGTCTGGTTGCGCTATCTGCCATGTTTGCCTAATGATAATGTTCCGGTGGGCCAAGAGGCCTCCTGTAGATCTTTCAGAAATAAACAAAACGAGCATAGTGCTTGATTAAGCTTATCTTCTACGGAAACTACAATTGCAGCTCGGGCGTATATACATATAGGCCATTAtcgaaaaaaatgaaaatgatattttaaagtttcaaaaaattaTGAAACAAGAAGCTTCATGTTGATTATGATGTATTCTATCGATGTACAAAATCTCAAGTCAAAACACCTAGTATCTTGGGCCACACAAAAATGACAGATTCGGATATTTTTTGTAGGTTTCAAAGTTTGTATTGTTCACTACTTCAGATTTCCACATTTGCTATTTTTTCACTGCCTAAGATATAAGGTATTTGGATTAGAAAATGTGCACTTTTATAGAATCCATCATTACCTATGTCTAattttttttcatatttttttgaaactatacaattttcaaaattttcagaaattggCCTACATGTGTAGCCCGAGCTACAAAATGCCGCACTCTATCTCCCCATGCTTCTAAAAACATGCATTGGGCATTTGAATGAAGATAGAAATGACAAAGTGGTACCAAGGTGTTAACATTTGCAATTAATTGGCAGTAGACTTTGTAACCTCAATCTGTACACTTAAACTAGTAATATTTCCTAAATTGCTTAATTGATGGTGAAGATTGATGTGACAATGCATATGAATGAATGTAATAGAGTgagaaacatataatgatcacatGCTCTTCGCTTCACCAATAGTACTCACTTGTGTTTTGATTGATTAAGACACATAGATTAGGGAGTATATCACATATGTACATGTGTTCTTGACTTGTCTCAAACATCTCAGACGTAGAATTCCATGCATAAAATTTATACAAATACCATATCTCCAAAGTTAGAATTTAAAAACAAAATAATCAACCATCTTATGCCCGAGTCAAAGAAACGGAAATAGAAATAATTGATTCTCGGTCCATCCACATGTGTGTAGCCTTCTCTTGTAGTTGTACTTACTCCCTCTATTCCAATACAAGATTTTACAACCAGTATAGGTTGTAATTggttgtaataacatcttatattacGGGATGAAAAAATTAACATGAAAGTGCATCCATCTTTATATGCATCAAGGTTAAAAGCAATTGAGGGACCTTTCGATGACGAGCCGCATGTATGGCACACAATTAAACTACTTATCACATACTAATTCAGTACGCAATTAGTGTGCTAGTGCACGGTTATCAAGCACGAAGGGGTGTGTCAGGGTGTGAGGGCCAGAAATGTGTGTGAAGTGTGATCCATAAGACTTGCTAGGATTATCACAGGCACATTTGTTGCGGCCGAGAAGGCAACGATCTAAGTAAAAGTAAGGGCCTCTTTGGACTATTGGAATTTCATAAGATTTTTGTTCCTGCGGATTGCCTTTGGATCAAATAAATGGTTGTACCAAAGTTCCTCTAGGTTTGATTACATCCAGATACCTCTGTTTCATAGATTTAAACATCATCCTTTTTAGACTCAAGTGCGTAGGATTGACACATTTTTTGCACGGTCTTGTGTCTAAAATTCTCTATTTTGCCTgcttgtagtagtagtagtagcagggACTACGTGTCGTTGCATGTAGCAGTGCAGACGCGAGCGGAGCGGGTAGGCCGGGCGGGCGGGCGGGCACTGTGCGGCCTACAGCTGCCGGTCTCGGCGTCTCCTGCGCCCTGTGACTGTGAACCTTGACAGGTTTGGCTTGACGAGGTGCTGCGCGTTTGACTCGATCGGCATGCACGCGGGGGACCCTGCCCTTCCCGGCCGCGCGCGGGTCGCCGTCGCGCGTGGGTGGCGGTACTTGGTGTCGGCGCTCCGGGACGTCGGGCGTGCTCGGTGGGCTCCGGCTCCTCCCCTACATGCCGGCGCCTTATTGGATGAGCACAAGCCAAGCTATTGGTCGGCTCATTTTTCGGCGTCGAGCAGCGGTGCGCGGGGCCGCCACTTCCCGGTCCTCCGTCCTCCCCGCGACACctgccgccatggctgcgctggAGGCACGGGGACGAGCACGAGACTACCAGAGGGCGGCGCGCGGCAAgcgaaagtttttttttttttccgGAGGAGAGGGAAGGTTGAGCGAGCCCATGCATGGGCGGCACGGCCTAGTACGTGACACTGCGTGCACATATCCTGGTGGGCCGAGGAGTATGACCGTGGGCGTAAACGGACTCGTAGCTGAAACTCTAAAGTGATGGGCTGGCAGCGCACACGTGTATTGTTTAAAAGATATCCTGAGCGGAACAAAATAAAACATAGTAACACTACACATCGCTGTAACCTCCTAGTATGACGCCAGTCAGCCTGAcataagatatcctgagcgaccgtcTGGTGCCATGTGCATCCAGAACCCATGAcatcccgctgtccctccggCGAAAGGAGAACCCATAGCTCAACCCAGTGTGCCatcatatggataacctgcaagtaATGAAAAGATTAttttttgttaaagataatatcatttcttgcccttcaaatagaccaacataaagcagaaaccccaatTCGGATGAAAGttttagattgtctatctactccatttaactaattgccaaacatatttgtaatattggttggaggtggaagatcaaAAGTGAAATTAACCGTGCTCCAAAGAAGTTTAGCTAAGGGACAATCAATGAACAGATGTTCGACGGTTTCCTGTTCTCCACAAAAAACACACTTCATACACCCATTCTAATTCTgtttagctaaattatctttagtTAACAAAACCTTGTTACTGAGAAACCACATGAAGATTTTTATTTTTAAAGGAACTTTAACTTTCCATAAATATTTTCGCATATACGGGGTGTGATCACTCATAAGATCCTCGTACATAGATTTTACCATAAACAAACCGTTGGTTGTCAACCCCCAAACAAAGCGATCATGCTCATCATTTAGATTTACCCTCATTAGTTTTTGGCATAACTGTAACCATAAAGTCCATTTGTTTCCTAACAACGCCCGTCTAAAACCAATATTCAGCTTAATTTGAGCTAACACATGAGCTACTGTTACGTTTTTGTAACGCACAATATTATATAACGACGAGTATTGATGCGCTAGTGGGGTTTCCCGTAACCAAGTATCTTCCCAGAATCGAGTGTTCGGTCCATTTCCCATTTTAAAGAAACCTCTATTAAAAAACTCCTCCTTCACTCTCATTAGATCCTTCGAGAAGGATGAATCTATGGGCTTAACTTGTACTGCCGATAAGGTCTTCTGTCTTAAGTATTTATTGTGTAACAGCTCCTGCCACACCCCATCCTCATGAAGCAGCTTAAAGATCCATTTGCTCAATAAGCATTTGTTTTTGAGTTCGAGTACCTCAATACCTAACCTGCCTTGATCTTTAGGCTGACAGACAATATTCCATTTCGTAAGTCTATATTTTCTCTTATTTTCATCAGACTGCCAG
This region of Lolium perenne isolate Kyuss_39 chromosome 2, Kyuss_2.0, whole genome shotgun sequence genomic DNA includes:
- the LOC127335605 gene encoding protein G1-like4; translated protein: MDLSANPDSPLSGGGNGGGSSSMGSNSITSSLSVGGAPQSPSRYEAQKRRDWNTFGQYLRNHRPPLSLAQCSGAHVLEFLRYLDQFGKTKVHAAACPFFGHPSPPAPCPCPLRQAWGSLDALVGRLRAAYEENGGSPESNPFAARAVRLYLREVREHQARARGVSYEKKKRKKPQQLTLGDSSSGFRGNHHQPPPGPPPAAGC